Within Kineococcus endophyticus, the genomic segment GTGCTGGTGCACCTCGTGGAGGAGTACGCCCGCCACAACGGGCACGCCGACCTGCTGCGCGAGCGGATCGACGGCGCGACCGGCGAGTGAGCTGCGCGCGTCAGCGGCGCCGCGGCCGGGGGTCCTTGCCCAGGCGCCGTCCCTCGGGCACGTCCATGGCGTCGCACAGCGCCAGCCAGATCGCCTTCGGGTCCACGCCGGCGTCGAGCGCCTCGCGCGCCGTCCGGTCGTCGAGGGCCAGCAGGTGCTGGTCGGCCGCCAGCGAGCGCCCGTAGGCGTCCCCGAACTCGTCGGTGACCAGGGTCCAGAACTCGCTGACGCGCATGGGCGCCAGGGTGCCACGGGGCCAACGCACCGGCGTCACGAGGCGCACGTGTCGGAGGCGGGTGGTCTCATGACGGGATGAGCACGCGCAGCGCCGACGAGCGTCCCCCCGCCCCGGCGGCCGAGGACGTCCTCGGGCGGTTCTCCGAGGCCACGCGCGCCTGGTTCACCGGGGCGTTCGCGGCCCCGACGCCGGCCCAGCTCGGTGCGTGGGACGCCGTGAGCCGCGGTCAGCACGCCCTCGTCGTCGCCCCCACGGGGTCGGGCAAGACC encodes:
- a CDS encoding DUF3046 domain-containing protein; its protein translation is MRVSEFWTLVTDEFGDAYGRSLAADQHLLALDDRTAREALDAGVDPKAIWLALCDAMDVPEGRRLGKDPRPRRR